One segment of Thermococcus sp. AM4 DNA contains the following:
- a CDS encoding hydrogenase 4 subunit D, with protein MNGTVFMVSALLPFLLLLIYKMEGRIADTVAILITGLALVVNGLGTYAFFRSGAEKVYHFSYASGGKLGEVFGVNVDVASVLMGFVSILTAFLLVLYAADYLGPSNRGSPLKEGKGRFYALLGLLVGSSMAFIYSTSLIQFAVFLELMAVAFFYLVNFHGNAEGKALKAFLVLNLGVFLLLLSIVLLGNGQELAKMSSLSQSTKDRIFAVLTFAAFAMSSQFFFYSWLPDSTASPVPASAYVHSASIVPLGSFMLFRVIQYMNPGKDDFWLLGALTVALILLMMIYYPLQRDAKRLIAYSTIAQAGVAYITLAYALLGHEVGLQIALYQVVNHAFVKALAFMSVGAFAYSLGTTDLKRIRGIRKSLPWASVAWFMSFLGLAGVLPLGLFFSKAFTIMSTRHAQGIASWLFPAVVLFDAAIFLVVVLLWFREIFFGEPEPRAEVSEPALMTAAMIVLILIAIVAPWITLDVVMKIGFAG; from the coding sequence GTGAACGGCACCGTGTTCATGGTCTCGGCACTCTTGCCCTTCCTGCTGCTGCTCATCTACAAGATGGAGGGCAGAATCGCCGATACCGTCGCGATCCTGATAACAGGCCTCGCACTGGTAGTGAACGGCCTTGGGACGTACGCCTTCTTCAGATCGGGGGCAGAGAAGGTCTACCACTTCTCCTACGCCTCCGGCGGTAAGCTCGGAGAGGTCTTCGGCGTTAACGTTGACGTGGCGTCGGTTTTGATGGGCTTCGTCTCGATACTCACCGCGTTCCTGCTCGTCCTCTACGCGGCGGATTACCTGGGCCCGTCCAACAGGGGCTCCCCCCTCAAGGAGGGCAAGGGGCGCTTCTACGCACTCCTCGGCCTGCTCGTGGGATCGAGCATGGCATTCATATACTCGACGAGCCTGATCCAGTTCGCCGTGTTCCTCGAGCTGATGGCGGTGGCGTTCTTCTACCTGGTGAACTTCCACGGAAACGCGGAAGGAAAAGCACTGAAGGCATTTCTCGTCCTGAACCTCGGCGTTTTCCTCCTGCTGCTCTCGATAGTCCTCCTCGGCAACGGTCAGGAGCTGGCAAAGATGTCCTCGCTCTCCCAGTCGACGAAGGACAGGATCTTCGCGGTTCTAACCTTCGCGGCCTTCGCGATGAGCTCGCAGTTCTTCTTCTACTCGTGGCTTCCGGATTCAACGGCTTCCCCGGTTCCGGCCAGCGCCTACGTGCACTCCGCCTCGATAGTCCCCCTCGGAAGCTTCATGCTCTTCCGCGTGATCCAGTACATGAACCCGGGAAAGGACGACTTCTGGCTCCTCGGAGCGCTCACCGTGGCGCTGATACTCCTCATGATGATCTACTACCCGCTCCAGCGCGATGCAAAGAGGCTAATAGCGTACTCCACGATAGCACAGGCGGGGGTTGCCTACATAACCCTGGCCTACGCACTCCTCGGCCACGAGGTTGGCCTTCAGATAGCCCTCTACCAGGTGGTCAACCACGCCTTCGTCAAGGCACTGGCATTCATGAGCGTCGGGGCCTTCGCCTACTCCCTCGGAACGACCGACCTCAAGAGGATCAGGGGAATAAGAAAGAGCCTCCCCTGGGCCAGCGTCGCGTGGTTCATGAGCTTCCTCGGCTTAGCCGGTGTCCTTCCGCTCGGACTGTTCTTCAGCAAGGCCTTCACGATCATGAGCACCAGGCACGCCCAGGGAATTGCCTCGTGGCTCTTCCCGGCGGTGGTCCTCTTCGACGCGGCAATCTTCCTGGTGGTCGTTCTGCTGTGGTTCAGGGAGATATTCTTCGGTGAGCCCGAACCGAGGGCGGAAGTCAGCGAGCCAGCGCTCATGACGGCTGCAATGATCGTCCTGATCCTCATAGCCATCGTTGCCCCCTGGATAACGCTGGACGTGGTTATGAAGATAGGCTTTGCGGGGTGA
- a CDS encoding proton-conducting transporter membrane subunit: MFLEYAIIAFIIGGVIGFVREYKASVKASSFMAFLGSLAILGEVYYVYTNGPEKLSLFGIPLNVSGLSNVFLLIIGIVGVAASLFAINYMEIFEKTGKGWVYAIAYNTFLASMTLVVTVDSMEYFVMSWELMTLSSFILVFFSEKKRDTDASVKYYITMHFLDTIPLFLALGTAYSLVGSFEKLTFENIHYHLLTAPESTKLVLYGLLLLAFMTKAGIVPFQFWVAETYRAAPTSVSAVMAGAMEKVALYGLIALVWKTVGPNTTLGMIVAILGAITLTVGTLYALRETNAKRLLAYHSVGQMGYIWLGIGIGMALIPKGGFLGAIGALGAFAGLFHALNHAIFKASLFLSAGAVEYRTGTVDLNELGGLGRNMKITALAALFASLAISGVPPFNGFISKWLIYVSGYQSGSFILAFGAVLAAFISAATLASFIKFYGTQFGGEMKRYEEVREVPAGMLIGQWILAGLTLVIGVFPKLVVPILNEPFNAPLTENLYRIGFGSVLFSPVIFVILLAGLTVALYLTFKPEYKEAKPWDCGSTEIDEDEYRTNAEGYYHWYEEKIGSFYRLGDWFYSVGAGIIHYIVRAYLWIASYFTKIVDTPYTKVETLDDLREREIMHIDEEALKPLLRLLRIVKNVLPGMRLGTFVILALVIIGAVIGILIAL, from the coding sequence ATGTTCCTTGAGTACGCGATCATAGCCTTCATCATCGGCGGTGTGATAGGCTTCGTTAGGGAGTACAAGGCGAGTGTAAAGGCCTCCAGCTTCATGGCCTTCCTCGGCTCGCTCGCGATCCTCGGAGAGGTCTACTACGTCTACACCAACGGGCCGGAGAAGCTCAGCCTCTTCGGGATCCCCCTGAACGTGAGCGGCCTCTCAAACGTCTTCCTCCTCATCATAGGCATAGTCGGCGTCGCGGCATCGCTCTTCGCGATCAACTACATGGAGATCTTCGAGAAAACGGGCAAGGGCTGGGTGTACGCAATAGCCTACAACACGTTCCTCGCGAGCATGACCCTAGTCGTTACGGTGGACAGCATGGAGTACTTCGTTATGAGCTGGGAGCTCATGACGCTGAGCTCGTTCATACTGGTCTTCTTCAGCGAGAAAAAGAGGGACACGGACGCGAGCGTCAAGTACTACATCACCATGCACTTCCTCGACACGATTCCGCTCTTCCTTGCCCTCGGAACGGCTTACTCGCTCGTCGGAAGCTTTGAAAAGCTCACCTTCGAGAACATCCACTACCACCTCCTCACGGCCCCTGAGAGCACAAAGCTCGTACTGTACGGCCTTCTCCTGCTGGCCTTCATGACCAAGGCTGGAATAGTGCCCTTCCAGTTCTGGGTGGCGGAAACCTACAGGGCGGCCCCGACCAGCGTTTCGGCGGTGATGGCCGGAGCAATGGAGAAGGTTGCCCTCTACGGTCTCATCGCCCTGGTCTGGAAGACCGTTGGGCCGAACACAACCCTCGGTATGATCGTCGCGATCCTCGGTGCGATAACGCTAACCGTTGGAACGCTCTACGCCCTCAGGGAGACCAACGCAAAGAGACTGCTCGCATACCACTCCGTTGGCCAGATGGGCTACATATGGCTCGGAATCGGCATAGGAATGGCCCTCATTCCAAAGGGCGGTTTCCTCGGGGCTATTGGAGCTCTCGGCGCCTTTGCAGGGCTCTTCCACGCACTCAACCACGCGATATTCAAGGCCTCGCTCTTCCTCTCGGCTGGCGCGGTGGAGTACAGAACCGGAACCGTTGACCTCAACGAGCTCGGCGGTCTCGGCAGGAACATGAAGATAACCGCTCTGGCGGCGCTCTTCGCCTCGCTCGCCATAAGCGGCGTTCCGCCCTTCAACGGCTTCATCAGCAAGTGGCTGATCTACGTCTCCGGCTACCAGTCAGGAAGCTTCATCCTTGCCTTCGGAGCCGTTCTGGCGGCCTTCATCAGCGCCGCTACGCTTGCATCGTTCATCAAGTTCTACGGAACCCAGTTCGGCGGCGAGATGAAGCGCTACGAGGAAGTTAGGGAAGTTCCAGCGGGAATGCTCATAGGCCAGTGGATTCTGGCCGGTCTGACCCTCGTCATCGGCGTCTTCCCCAAGCTGGTAGTCCCAATCCTCAACGAGCCCTTCAACGCACCCCTCACCGAGAACCTCTACAGGATAGGCTTCGGCTCGGTGCTCTTCTCGCCGGTGATCTTCGTGATACTACTCGCCGGACTCACCGTTGCCCTGTACCTGACCTTCAAGCCCGAGTACAAGGAAGCCAAACCCTGGGACTGCGGCTCAACCGAGATAGACGAGGACGAGTACAGAACGAACGCCGAGGGCTACTACCACTGGTACGAGGAGAAGATAGGCTCCTTCTACCGGCTGGGCGACTGGTTCTACAGCGTTGGGGCCGGAATAATCCACTACATAGTCAGGGCCTACCTCTGGATCGCCAGCTACTTCACGAAGATCGTCGATACGCCGTACACGAAGGTTGAGACCCTCGACGACCTCCGTGAGAGGGAGATAATGCACATAGACGAAGAGGCCCTCAAGCCACTGCTCAGACTGCTCAGGATCGTCAAAAACGTCCTCCCGGGAATGAGGCTCGGAACCTTCGTGATCCTGGCCCTGGTTATCATCGGAGCCGTGATAGGAATCCTTATAGCCCTGTGA
- a CDS encoding TetR/AcrR family transcriptional regulator, with the protein MASAMELFAKKGFDKTTVDEIVARAGVAKGTFYLYFKSKDDLIKELAFEVMPIMAMPSLNDPYITVSFPTLESYLLQLGKEFLDFYSESYRAEIFFHMLSVRERMKSIDEIYRQACSELLREGARRITAYVKVGFEDALIAFQVFVASLMHYLHAKECLGFPKEHYLKKIVNVVLNHLRLSASV; encoded by the coding sequence GTGGCGTCGGCAATGGAGCTCTTCGCAAAGAAGGGCTTTGACAAGACTACCGTCGATGAGATAGTCGCCCGAGCGGGAGTTGCCAAGGGGACGTTCTACCTCTACTTCAAGAGCAAGGACGACCTCATAAAGGAGCTCGCCTTCGAGGTCATGCCCATAATGGCCATGCCGTCCCTGAACGACCCTTACATCACGGTTTCTTTCCCAACCCTTGAGAGCTACCTCCTCCAGCTTGGAAAGGAGTTCCTCGACTTTTACTCCGAGAGCTACCGGGCGGAGATATTCTTCCACATGCTATCCGTTCGCGAGAGGATGAAGAGCATCGATGAGATCTACCGTCAGGCCTGTTCTGAACTTTTGAGGGAAGGTGCGAGGAGGATCACCGCGTACGTTAAGGTCGGCTTTGAAGACGCCCTCATAGCGTTTCAGGTTTTTGTGGCGTCACTTATGCACTACCTCCACGCAAAAGAGTGCCTGGGGTTCCCGAAGGAGCACTACCTGAAAAAGATTGTGAACGTTGTTCTCAATCACCTCCGTCTCTCCGCCAGTGTTTGA
- a CDS encoding molybdopterin oxidoreductase family protein: MAEKLVPVVCPWCSVGCRFYAVSVNGYIRKIEFDYDNPTVNRGKLCPKGVASYQFINSPKRLKKPLKRVGEKGEGKFEEISWDEAYRIIAEKIKEIKETYGPEAIAFLGSEKITFEENYLVHKLSKAIGTNNLDFPGRYCQYSNSPARTKVFGSAAATNPFEDVAKAELIVIWGHNPAETAPVFFGQYIEKAVLDNGAEMVVIDPRATRGHKYASLHLKPYPGTDLAIALAMLNVVIGEELYAKEFVQERVTGFEELKESVKDYTPEWAEKVSGVPAEDIRKVARLIATKRTALLVNEGMNQHVNGFELALAIANLIAITGNIGKEGVWSGVFPGAQCGFCAAMTGIAPNKLPTGKLVTDEAARAELERLWGFKIPDWAGLDLTSMIREMGNRIRMMYIVGGNIAKSAPNSRWVREQLKKLDFLVVQDIFLTDTAMYADIVLPAAAWFEKTGTAISAERRVQRTYKAAEAPGEAKPDWLILVELAKELGLGEYFKYEHPDEILREINSVIPIFKGATPEYLAEHPEGCFFPCTEPGEGTKVLFKGAFKTSDGKAHLQPVKWREPPEMPDEEYPLWLTNFRQVGHWHTGTMSFESPSLEKRWPEEYVMINPKDAEKYGIKSGDLVKVETRRGSVLVRAEVTDHVREGVIAMPWHWQANFLTLEETHEITKMAELKAVAARVSKVEE; encoded by the coding sequence ATGGCAGAGAAACTCGTGCCGGTTGTATGTCCCTGGTGTTCAGTCGGCTGTCGCTTCTATGCGGTCAGCGTTAACGGCTATATCAGGAAGATCGAGTTCGACTACGACAACCCCACCGTCAACCGCGGAAAGCTCTGTCCAAAGGGCGTTGCGTCATACCAGTTCATAAACAGCCCCAAGAGACTCAAGAAGCCCCTCAAGCGCGTTGGTGAAAAGGGAGAAGGAAAGTTCGAGGAGATAAGCTGGGACGAGGCGTACAGGATAATCGCCGAGAAGATCAAGGAGATCAAGGAAACCTACGGTCCAGAGGCCATAGCCTTCCTCGGGAGCGAGAAGATAACCTTCGAGGAGAACTACCTCGTCCACAAGCTGTCCAAGGCGATAGGAACCAACAACCTCGACTTCCCCGGCAGATACTGCCAGTACTCCAACAGCCCGGCCAGAACGAAGGTGTTCGGCAGCGCCGCGGCGACCAACCCATTCGAGGACGTTGCCAAGGCCGAGCTGATAGTCATCTGGGGCCACAACCCAGCGGAAACCGCTCCCGTCTTCTTCGGCCAGTACATCGAGAAGGCGGTCCTCGACAACGGGGCGGAGATGGTCGTCATAGACCCGCGCGCGACCAGGGGTCATAAGTACGCCTCGCTTCACCTCAAGCCCTACCCCGGAACCGACCTCGCGATAGCCCTGGCAATGCTCAACGTCGTAATCGGCGAGGAGCTCTATGCCAAAGAGTTTGTCCAGGAGAGGGTTACGGGTTTTGAGGAGCTCAAGGAGTCCGTTAAGGACTACACCCCCGAGTGGGCAGAGAAGGTAAGCGGCGTTCCAGCCGAGGACATCAGAAAGGTGGCAAGGCTCATAGCAACGAAGAGAACCGCCCTCCTCGTCAACGAGGGAATGAACCAGCACGTCAACGGCTTTGAGCTCGCCCTCGCAATAGCGAACCTCATAGCCATCACCGGCAACATCGGGAAAGAGGGAGTCTGGAGCGGTGTCTTCCCCGGTGCCCAGTGTGGATTCTGTGCCGCCATGACTGGAATAGCTCCAAACAAGCTCCCGACCGGAAAGCTCGTCACCGACGAGGCCGCGAGGGCCGAGCTTGAGAGGCTCTGGGGCTTCAAGATACCCGACTGGGCTGGCCTCGATCTAACCAGCATGATACGCGAGATGGGCAACAGGATCAGGATGATGTACATCGTCGGCGGCAACATCGCCAAGTCCGCCCCGAACAGCAGGTGGGTCAGGGAGCAGCTCAAGAAGCTCGACTTTCTGGTTGTCCAGGACATATTCCTCACCGACACTGCCATGTACGCGGACATAGTTCTCCCAGCTGCCGCCTGGTTCGAGAAGACCGGAACTGCAATAAGCGCCGAGAGGAGGGTTCAGAGGACTTACAAGGCCGCCGAAGCCCCGGGAGAGGCAAAGCCGGACTGGCTCATCCTCGTCGAGTTAGCTAAAGAGCTCGGCCTCGGCGAGTACTTCAAGTACGAGCACCCGGACGAGATCCTCAGGGAGATAAACAGCGTCATTCCGATCTTCAAGGGAGCAACTCCCGAATATCTCGCGGAGCACCCCGAGGGATGCTTCTTCCCGTGCACCGAGCCCGGCGAGGGAACGAAGGTTCTCTTCAAGGGTGCCTTCAAGACGAGCGATGGAAAGGCCCACCTCCAGCCGGTTAAGTGGCGCGAGCCGCCGGAGATGCCGGACGAGGAGTACCCGCTCTGGCTCACGAACTTCAGACAGGTCGGCCACTGGCACACGGGAACCATGTCCTTCGAGAGCCCGAGCCTTGAGAAGCGCTGGCCCGAGGAGTACGTCATGATCAACCCGAAGGACGCCGAGAAGTACGGGATAAAGAGCGGAGACCTCGTCAAGGTCGAGACCAGGCGCGGAAGCGTTCTCGTCAGGGCCGAGGTTACCGACCACGTCAGGGAGGGCGTCATAGCCATGCCCTGGCACTGGCAGGCCAACTTCCTGACCCTCGAAGAGACCCACGAGATAACCAAGATGGCAGAGCTGAAGGCCGTCGCGGCCAGGGTTAGTAAGGTGGAGGAGTGA
- a CDS encoding 4Fe-4S dicluster domain-containing protein, with protein sequence MSKKIFLDYKRCIGCRACEVACEMTHGEARIRVFEFPDLFTVPFNCRHCEKAPCLNVCPTGALFRDEDGAVAFDPLKCIGCLMCAVACPFGIPKLDEENKIMDKCDLCSDRRAEGKLPACVSACPTEALLYGDVNEVLWNREGKIVANLKSSAEKGEGEKAYIVL encoded by the coding sequence ATGAGCAAGAAGATTTTCCTCGACTATAAGCGCTGTATCGGCTGCAGGGCCTGTGAGGTCGCCTGTGAGATGACCCACGGCGAGGCAAGGATAAGGGTCTTCGAGTTCCCCGACCTCTTCACCGTCCCCTTCAACTGCCGCCACTGTGAGAAGGCTCCGTGTCTCAACGTCTGTCCGACCGGGGCACTCTTCAGGGACGAGGACGGCGCGGTGGCCTTTGACCCGCTCAAGTGTATCGGCTGTCTTATGTGTGCGGTAGCGTGTCCCTTCGGAATTCCAAAGCTCGACGAGGAGAACAAGATCATGGACAAGTGCGACCTCTGTTCCGACAGAAGGGCGGAAGGAAAGCTTCCAGCGTGTGTCTCGGCCTGCCCAACCGAGGCCCTGCTCTACGGCGACGTAAACGAGGTCCTCTGGAACAGGGAAGGAAAGATCGTGGCCAACCTGAAGAGCTCCGCAGAGAAGGGGGAGGGCGAGAAGGCCTACATCGTCCTCTGA